One window of the Marinilactibacillus sp. Marseille-P9653 genome contains the following:
- a CDS encoding glycogen/starch/alpha-glucan phosphorylase, protein MFNSVDAFTQEYKQQFQNLYAFTYDQGTNEQQYTALGTLIKNKLSKNWKATREQYLEDKVKQVYYFSMEFLPGRQLKSNAYNMNILPVIEEGVQALGLDFEHLVEAEADPALGNGGLGRLASCFMDSLASLGIPGNGNGIRYQYGLFRQKFVDGHQVELPEYWLRNQNVWETRNDQSSYIVRFGGNIWLEADQQGHLIPQYEDTQNVLAVPYDTPMVGYKTNKINNLRLWSAEIPVEEEENYHSLQAIEPIKEITQVLYPDDSNYEGRLLRLKQEYFMVSAGVQSIVRQFRKYNLPRKYFPEKIAIHINDTHPALVVPELMRILIDEEHLSWEQAWEITSKTCSYTNHTVLREALEKWPIEMMKSLLPRIYMIIDEINHRFVEENLPLYGESLTWKTAILQDGMVNMAHLAIIGSYSVNGVARLHTDILMNDVLKDFFTLYPGKFNNKTNGITQRRWMHLANPTLTELIDSKIGEEWKQNPAELKLLKALEKDEQTLDQLAEIKYQNKVKLADYVEKVQSLKINPEALFDVQIKRLHAYKRQHLNALHILDRYLRIKDNPSISIQPRVFIFGAKAAPSYLYAKQIIKLINSIAELVNNDPDVGDQLKVVFFENYGVSLAEKIIPAAEISEQISLAGKEASGTSNMKLMANGALTLATLDGANIEIMEYAGEENLFTFGLSSDEVKAYEQTHSYDSKGIYDSNKRLNRVLNALVDGTIPDAQKEGEAVFDALVHYNDEYFVLKDFDYYVNAQDKIDALYADKRAWNRKSLLNIAASAPFSADYTIKRYADEIWKAKPQCTGKEGVHPLNEPV, encoded by the coding sequence ATGTTTAATTCAGTAGATGCATTCACTCAAGAGTACAAGCAACAGTTTCAAAATTTATATGCTTTCACATACGATCAAGGTACAAATGAACAACAATATACTGCGTTAGGTACGCTGATCAAAAATAAGCTTTCCAAAAACTGGAAAGCTACACGTGAACAATACTTAGAGGACAAAGTCAAACAAGTCTACTATTTTTCAATGGAATTTTTGCCAGGACGTCAGTTGAAAAGCAATGCCTATAACATGAATATTTTGCCCGTAATCGAAGAAGGCGTTCAGGCGTTAGGTCTTGATTTCGAACATTTAGTAGAGGCGGAAGCTGATCCAGCGCTCGGAAATGGTGGGCTTGGTAGATTGGCTTCTTGTTTTATGGATTCTTTGGCTTCTTTGGGTATACCTGGAAATGGGAATGGTATTCGATATCAATATGGACTATTTCGCCAAAAATTTGTAGATGGACATCAAGTTGAATTACCCGAGTATTGGCTACGTAACCAGAATGTTTGGGAGACAAGAAATGATCAGTCATCATACATTGTACGCTTTGGAGGCAATATATGGCTAGAAGCAGATCAACAGGGCCATCTGATTCCGCAATACGAAGATACTCAGAATGTATTAGCTGTTCCTTACGATACACCTATGGTTGGATATAAGACGAATAAGATTAATAACCTGAGGTTGTGGTCTGCTGAAATTCCTGTAGAAGAGGAAGAAAACTATCATTCACTTCAAGCAATAGAGCCAATCAAAGAAATTACCCAAGTACTTTATCCAGACGACTCTAATTATGAAGGTAGATTGCTCCGATTAAAACAAGAATACTTTATGGTATCTGCCGGCGTACAATCTATTGTAAGACAATTTAGAAAATACAATTTACCTAGAAAATACTTTCCAGAAAAAATTGCCATCCACATTAATGATACGCATCCAGCGCTTGTAGTGCCTGAACTCATGCGGATCTTGATCGATGAAGAACACTTGAGTTGGGAGCAAGCCTGGGAAATAACTAGTAAAACGTGTAGTTATACAAACCATACAGTTCTTAGAGAAGCTCTTGAAAAATGGCCTATTGAAATGATGAAATCACTGTTACCAAGAATTTATATGATCATAGACGAAATTAACCATAGGTTTGTAGAAGAAAATTTACCACTATATGGAGAGTCGTTAACTTGGAAAACAGCCATTCTTCAAGATGGTATGGTAAATATGGCCCATCTTGCGATTATTGGAAGTTACAGTGTGAATGGAGTAGCACGATTACACACCGATATTTTGATGAATGATGTATTGAAAGATTTCTTTACGCTATATCCAGGAAAATTCAATAATAAAACGAATGGAATCACTCAAAGACGCTGGATGCATTTGGCTAATCCTACTTTAACAGAACTAATCGATTCTAAAATTGGTGAAGAGTGGAAACAGAACCCGGCAGAACTGAAGCTCCTTAAAGCGTTGGAAAAAGATGAGCAAACACTGGACCAACTAGCCGAAATTAAATATCAGAATAAAGTAAAACTTGCAGATTATGTAGAAAAAGTACAGTCTCTCAAAATTAATCCTGAGGCACTATTCGATGTTCAAATTAAACGCCTGCACGCTTATAAGAGACAGCATTTAAATGCTTTACACATTTTAGACCGATATTTGAGAATCAAAGACAATCCTTCAATCAGCATACAGCCAAGAGTATTTATTTTTGGAGCAAAAGCAGCACCGAGTTATCTTTATGCTAAACAAATTATAAAATTGATCAATTCGATTGCAGAACTAGTCAACAATGATCCTGATGTAGGAGATCAATTAAAAGTTGTCTTCTTCGAAAATTATGGTGTATCTTTGGCTGAGAAAATCATTCCAGCAGCTGAAATTAGTGAGCAAATTTCGTTAGCCGGTAAAGAAGCTTCTGGAACAAGCAATATGAAACTAATGGCCAACGGAGCGTTAACACTAGCGACTCTTGACGGTGCAAATATTGAAATCATGGAGTACGCCGGAGAAGAAAATCTCTTTACTTTTGGTCTATCAAGTGATGAAGTTAAAGCTTACGAGCAGACCCATAGTTATGATTCAAAAGGTATCTATGACTCAAACAAGCGATTAAATAGAGTCCTCAATGCTTTGGTTGATGGAACAATTCCAGATGCTCAAAAAGAAGGAGAAGCAGTATTTGACGCTCTGGTACACTATAATGATGAATATTTTGTATTAAAAGATTTTGATTATTATGTAAATGCTCAAGATAAAATTGACGCTTTATACGCAGACAAACGAGCATGGAATCGTAAGTCATTACTGAATATTGCAGCTTCAGCGCCATTTTCGGCCGATTATACAATTAAGCGTTATGCAGATGAAATATGGAAAGCGAAACCACAATGTACAGGAAAGGAAGGCGTACATCCATTAAATGAACCAGTTTAA
- a CDS encoding flavin reductase family protein — MHHFKADDLSSKQQYKFISGSVIPRPIAWVTSLNEKDGVVNAAPYSFFSAASNQLPLLTVAVLRAGDKIKDTTRNILEQKEAVVHIVNVELTKDMNETSAPLAPNETELDRTSLHLVDSQTVKVPGIKEARIRFETKLHQHIPVEDDNGQIVTDLFLLKVTDFYFDKTVFDTEKEYILPEALNPTARLSGNQYAEMGTLFSYERPTE, encoded by the coding sequence ATGCATCATTTTAAAGCAGACGATTTATCGTCAAAACAACAATATAAATTTATTTCTGGTAGTGTAATTCCTAGGCCAATTGCCTGGGTTACTTCCCTGAACGAGAAAGATGGCGTTGTCAACGCAGCTCCTTATAGCTTTTTCAGCGCTGCTTCAAACCAGTTGCCTTTGCTGACAGTAGCCGTTTTACGCGCTGGAGATAAAATCAAAGATACAACTCGCAATATTTTAGAGCAGAAAGAAGCCGTTGTTCATATCGTCAACGTCGAATTGACTAAAGACATGAACGAGACTTCTGCTCCACTCGCTCCTAATGAGACTGAACTAGATCGTACGAGCCTACACTTAGTTGATAGTCAAACAGTCAAAGTACCAGGAATTAAAGAAGCTAGAATCCGTTTTGAGACAAAACTGCATCAGCATATTCCTGTAGAAGATGACAACGGGCAGATTGTTACCGATTTATTTCTTTTAAAGGTAACCGACTTTTATTTCGATAAAACGGTATTCGATACGGAAAAGGAATATATTTTACCTGAAGCTTTGAATCCAACGGCTAGATTATCAGGAAATCAATATGCTGAAATGGGTACCTTGTTTTCTTATGAACGACCAACTGAATAA
- a CDS encoding PTS glucose transporter subunit IIA has protein sequence MGMFDFLKGKSGDGDSAQTLMSPVNGKVIAIEDVQDPVFSQKMMGDGFGIVPSDGDIYSPGNGKVVSVFPTQHAVGLLLDNGVEVLIHIGIDTVELEGAPFDTLVKEGDKVTPETKVSTVNLEELASAGKENTVIIVFSNMDQVDKFDLSTTGETARGTEIGTISSKK, from the coding sequence ATGGGAATGTTTGATTTCTTGAAAGGTAAGAGCGGTGACGGAGATTCAGCTCAAACGTTGATGAGTCCAGTAAATGGTAAAGTAATCGCAATCGAAGATGTACAAGATCCAGTATTTTCTCAAAAAATGATGGGAGATGGGTTTGGCATCGTACCTAGCGATGGTGATATTTACTCACCAGGAAATGGTAAGGTTGTCAGTGTCTTCCCTACACAACATGCTGTTGGGCTTTTACTAGATAATGGTGTAGAAGTATTGATTCACATTGGTATCGATACGGTTGAACTAGAAGGTGCGCCTTTTGATACGTTAGTAAAAGAAGGCGATAAAGTAACGCCTGAAACTAAAGTCTCGACAGTTAATCTAGAAGAACTTGCTTCTGCAGGTAAAGAAAACACTGTAATTATCGTATTTAGTAACATGGACCAAGTAGATAAGTTTGATTTATCTACAACTGGTGAAACAGCCAGAGGTACGGAAATTGGAACGATTTCTTCTAAAAAATAA
- the glgD gene encoding glucose-1-phosphate adenylyltransferase subunit GlgD — translation MRNEIAAIFNLVENEDKLRPLTERRPIASLPFACRYRLIDFPFSSLYNAEAISAALFISESGHSLYDHIRSGATWGLDSIAGGGVFTHSQIRLKTSNAEEGYTPAYYDDHYKYVTRSHADYILLMGSSMLSNIQIKSIVNYHNDKSSDVTIAYKKMDRKAFREDTAYSSYEFYDEDTGRINKIVPLTEIGYEETGIPVGIEVMVINKKTFLNYLQKARERNLCVSVKTFSELALQDDDGVYGFEYTGYLKAIEDIKSYFEANMEMLNEDNFNALFYRADPVLTRSKNSAPTFYGENAEIHNSQVANDCEIYGSVKNSLIFRKANIAKNAKVENSIIMQDCYIEEDVYLNYVILDKHVYVKKGVRLEGTPENPIVISKNSVVDGDNS, via the coding sequence ATGCGGAATGAAATTGCAGCAATATTTAATTTAGTAGAAAATGAAGATAAGTTAAGACCTCTGACGGAGAGAAGACCGATTGCTTCTTTACCATTTGCTTGTCGCTACAGACTAATCGATTTTCCTTTTTCAAGTCTTTATAATGCTGAGGCTATCTCTGCAGCATTATTCATTTCTGAATCGGGACATTCTTTATATGACCATATCAGATCTGGTGCTACATGGGGACTTGACTCAATTGCGGGCGGAGGGGTATTTACACACTCCCAAATTCGTCTGAAAACTTCTAATGCAGAAGAAGGTTATACGCCCGCTTATTATGATGATCACTATAAATATGTGACACGTTCTCATGCGGATTACATTCTATTAATGGGTTCAAGTATGCTTTCAAATATCCAGATTAAATCAATTGTAAATTATCATAACGATAAATCCAGTGATGTAACAATCGCCTATAAAAAAATGGATCGCAAAGCATTTAGGGAAGATACTGCTTATAGTTCTTATGAATTCTATGATGAAGATACCGGTAGAATCAATAAAATCGTACCGTTGACGGAAATTGGTTATGAAGAAACAGGTATACCTGTAGGCATTGAAGTTATGGTTATCAACAAGAAAACGTTTTTGAACTATCTTCAAAAGGCTAGAGAGCGCAACTTATGTGTGAGTGTGAAGACCTTCTCTGAACTAGCACTTCAAGACGATGATGGAGTGTATGGTTTCGAATACACAGGTTATCTAAAAGCAATTGAAGATATTAAGAGCTACTTTGAAGCCAACATGGAGATGTTAAACGAAGATAACTTTAACGCTTTGTTTTATCGTGCGGATCCTGTGCTGACACGTTCGAAAAATTCTGCTCCAACTTTTTACGGTGAGAATGCAGAAATTCACAATTCACAGGTCGCGAATGATTGTGAAATTTATGGATCAGTTAAGAATTCGCTTATTTTTAGAAAAGCGAATATTGCTAAAAATGCAAAAGTTGAAAATTCTATTATTATGCAAGACTGCTACATTGAAGAAGATGTTTATTTGAATTATGTCATCTTAGATAAGCATGTTTATGTTAAAAAAGGTGTTCGTTTAGAAGGAACACCAGAAAATCCAATTGTAATTAGTAAAAATTCGGTTGTCGATGGGGACAATAGTTAA
- a CDS encoding NCS2 family permease, giving the protein MFNKFSLNEFGTTVKQEVLAGIVSFFSVSYILFVNPSILAQVGVPAEYSVFSTIFVAAIGTFLMGIMANAPLVMAPGMGENAFFAFTLVAGLGLTWQEGLAAVVVTGVLFVLVAFLGIMTLFSESIPKELKQAITIGIGLFLILIGLENMGILIDRQLHLNWIGLAGLILVAILKKLNVKGGFLIAILLTTILYWIVNSQSFEPISFDLTALAGYPELLSAPDYSRFLDFEFWLGVFSLLMLLIFETIGMLEAFIPDQKRTNQGYKVGAISGLLSGLLGTSPAIPVAESGAGIAEGGKTGLTAVTVSGLFLLSIVITPFLSYIPSEAVGPVIVVTGGSMIIGNLNIKVKSIAEWIPLLLIILLIPLTGSIVEGMAYGFIAFPIIKMLTGKKQDTNKVLWIISLLFLLTLISTFLIN; this is encoded by the coding sequence ATGTTCAACAAATTTAGCTTAAATGAATTCGGGACGACCGTTAAACAAGAAGTGTTAGCAGGAATCGTATCATTCTTTTCAGTATCTTATATTTTATTTGTAAATCCAAGTATTCTAGCTCAAGTTGGTGTACCAGCTGAATATAGTGTATTTTCGACAATCTTTGTCGCAGCAATTGGAACATTTTTAATGGGGATCATGGCAAACGCACCATTGGTTATGGCCCCAGGAATGGGAGAAAATGCTTTTTTCGCCTTTACTCTAGTGGCAGGTTTAGGTTTGACATGGCAGGAAGGACTAGCTGCAGTTGTGGTGACAGGCGTGCTGTTCGTACTCGTTGCTTTCTTAGGCATTATGACGTTGTTCAGTGAATCGATACCTAAGGAATTAAAACAAGCGATCACGATTGGAATTGGACTGTTTCTAATCCTGATTGGTTTAGAAAACATGGGAATCTTGATTGATCGTCAATTACATCTTAATTGGATCGGTTTAGCTGGTTTGATTCTAGTTGCTATTTTAAAGAAACTAAATGTTAAAGGTGGTTTCTTGATTGCGATTCTTTTGACCACGATTTTATACTGGATTGTGAATAGTCAAAGTTTTGAACCAATTAGTTTTGATCTAACTGCTCTGGCAGGATATCCTGAGCTTTTAAGCGCACCAGATTATAGTCGGTTTTTGGATTTTGAATTCTGGCTAGGGGTATTCTCACTTTTAATGCTCTTGATATTTGAAACGATTGGAATGCTTGAAGCCTTTATTCCGGATCAGAAGCGTACAAATCAGGGGTACAAAGTAGGAGCAATATCAGGCTTGTTATCAGGGTTATTGGGAACCAGCCCTGCGATTCCCGTTGCCGAAAGTGGTGCAGGGATAGCAGAAGGCGGTAAAACAGGGTTGACTGCTGTTACGGTCAGTGGATTGTTTTTGCTTTCTATCGTCATTACGCCATTTTTATCGTATATTCCTTCTGAAGCTGTAGGACCGGTCATTGTTGTGACGGGAGGGTCTATGATTATTGGTAATTTGAATATCAAAGTGAAGTCTATCGCTGAATGGATTCCGTTATTACTAATCATACTTTTGATTCCGTTGACAGGTAGTATTGTAGAAGGAATGGCTTATGGATTTATTGCTTTTCCGATTATAAAAATGCTTACTGGAAAAAAACAAGATACTAATAAAGTGCTCTGGATTATAAGCTTACTTTTCTTACTCACCCTGATATCGACATTCCTAATCAATTGA
- a CDS encoding undecaprenyl-diphosphate phosphatase — translation MLIEIIKAIILGVVQGITEWLPISSTGHMILFDEFLVLDASTQFKEMFFVVIQLASIFAVILLFFNKLNPFAPSKTHAQQKETWNIWYKVLVGIIPAGIIGFLFEDLINQYFYNWVTVSVVLIIYGIAFIIIEKRNKGKQPTISTWEELTYKTAFIIGIFQVLALIPGTSRSGATIIGAILIGAARPIAAEYSFFLSIPIMVGASALKLLKFGFNFTAAEMTILLVGCVVSFVVSVFAIRFLMGYIRRNDFSAFGWYRIIAGVVVIGYFWLIG, via the coding sequence ATGCTAATAGAAATTATCAAAGCCATTATTTTAGGAGTTGTACAAGGTATTACTGAATGGCTGCCAATCAGTAGTACGGGTCATATGATCTTGTTCGATGAATTTCTTGTATTAGATGCCAGTACTCAATTCAAAGAAATGTTTTTCGTTGTGATTCAGCTCGCTTCTATATTTGCTGTTATTTTGCTTTTCTTTAACAAATTAAATCCATTCGCACCTTCAAAAACACACGCACAGCAAAAAGAAACTTGGAACATCTGGTATAAAGTACTCGTAGGTATCATACCAGCAGGGATCATCGGATTTTTGTTCGAAGATCTCATCAACCAGTACTTCTATAATTGGGTAACCGTTTCGGTCGTTCTCATTATTTATGGTATAGCTTTTATTATTATTGAAAAAAGAAATAAGGGTAAGCAGCCAACTATATCCACTTGGGAAGAATTAACCTATAAGACTGCTTTCATCATCGGGATTTTCCAAGTGTTGGCTTTGATTCCTGGAACTTCACGATCTGGTGCAACGATCATCGGTGCTATCTTGATTGGAGCGGCTCGCCCCATTGCTGCTGAATATTCTTTCTTCTTATCGATTCCTATAATGGTTGGAGCAAGTGCACTTAAACTATTAAAATTCGGATTTAACTTTACAGCTGCTGAAATGACTATTCTACTAGTAGGCTGTGTTGTCTCCTTCGTCGTTTCCGTATTTGCTATTCGTTTCTTAATGGGATATATCCGCAGAAACGACTTTAGTGCCTTCGGCTGGTACAGGATTATTGCTGGAGTCGTCGTCATTGGCTATTTCTGGCTTATCGGTTAA
- a CDS encoding glucose-1-phosphate adenylyltransferase — MKTETVAMILAGGQGSRLGKLTKQIAKPAVPFGGNYRIIDFALSNCANSGINNVGVVTQYQPLVLNQHVGNGASWGLNRHNGGATILQPYSSVDGEKFFKGTSHAVYQNISFIDAQNPDYVVILSGDHIYKMDYEKMLDFHKEKAASLTVGVMPVEWEEASRFGVMNTDRTERITEFQEKPAEPKSNLASMGIYIFNWPRLKQYLVDNQAKNRQMDDFGHHVIPAYLRNSESVYAYSFKGYWKDVGTVESLWAANMEFLNPDHELDIRDKNWKVYSQNPNTTAQFLTDTAKVKDSMITDGCYIAGEVNHSVLSHNVKIGKNSVVKDSVIMPGAVIGENVTITKAIIGENAYIYDGAEIIGDNGEISVVGYGEEVGGYKDAE, encoded by the coding sequence ATGAAAACAGAAACAGTAGCAATGATATTAGCTGGTGGACAGGGATCTAGACTAGGTAAACTGACAAAACAAATTGCCAAACCAGCTGTACCATTTGGTGGTAATTATCGTATCATAGACTTCGCCTTATCCAATTGTGCCAATTCAGGAATCAATAATGTAGGTGTAGTAACGCAGTATCAACCATTAGTCTTGAATCAGCATGTTGGTAATGGAGCAAGCTGGGGACTAAACCGTCACAACGGAGGCGCAACTATTTTACAGCCTTATTCAAGTGTTGATGGAGAAAAATTCTTTAAAGGGACATCACATGCTGTTTATCAGAATATCAGTTTTATTGATGCGCAAAATCCAGATTATGTTGTCATTCTTTCCGGAGATCATATCTATAAAATGGATTACGAGAAAATGCTGGATTTCCATAAAGAAAAGGCAGCTTCTTTGACAGTTGGTGTTATGCCCGTTGAATGGGAAGAAGCTTCTCGTTTTGGTGTTATGAATACAGACCGCACGGAACGGATCACTGAATTTCAAGAAAAGCCGGCAGAGCCAAAATCTAACCTAGCTTCAATGGGGATTTATATCTTTAACTGGCCAAGACTAAAGCAATACCTTGTAGATAATCAAGCAAAAAATAGACAGATGGATGACTTTGGCCACCACGTTATTCCAGCATATTTGAGAAACAGCGAGTCTGTTTATGCTTATTCATTTAAAGGATATTGGAAAGATGTTGGAACAGTTGAAAGTCTATGGGCCGCAAATATGGAGTTTTTGAATCCTGACCATGAATTAGATATTCGAGATAAAAACTGGAAAGTTTATTCTCAAAATCCAAATACAACAGCACAGTTCTTAACGGATACAGCTAAAGTAAAAGATTCGATGATTACTGATGGTTGCTATATCGCAGGTGAAGTAAATCATTCAGTTCTTTCACATAACGTAAAAATCGGTAAGAATTCCGTTGTAAAAGATAGTGTGATTATGCCAGGAGCAGTAATTGGAGAAAATGTTACGATAACAAAAGCAATTATTGGAGAAAATGCTTATATTTACGACGGTGCAGAAATCATCGGCGATAATGGTGAGATTTCAGTAGTAGGCTATGGAGAAGAAGTAGGAGGATACAAAGATGCGGAATGA
- the glgA gene encoding glycogen synthase GlgA: protein MNIMFAASECAPFFKTGGLGDVLGALPKELAKGGNDVRVVVPFYKQKMPEKYLSQLKDVASFNVKVGWRNQYCGIKELVLDQVTYYFIDNLFYFDRETLYDYGDDGERFAYFSMAVIEMLEKIDFIPDILHVNDWQTAVIPVLLKDKYHWVNALKDIKTVLTIHNILFQGKFDQYILSDFFDMGYSAFHDHGLKHEDQVGWLKGGIYYADLVTTVSPTYAEEIKTPENGYGLDHDLQNISYKLVGILNGIDYDIYDPSKDKVIPAQFSVEDLSGKYENKAALQKAFALPEDKETALVGVVTRLDEQKGIQLIAEAMDELLSHRNLQVVLLGTGKEYFEDTFRYFTSRYPEKFSARIEFDSDLAQLIYAGSDAFLMPSQFEPCGLSQLNSLRYGTLPIVHEVGGLVDTVQAYNSSNGEGTGFSFHGFTASMMLETIDRALSVYYDHPEHWKGMMIRGMKKDNSWKKSAEKYLDQYKYLSY, encoded by the coding sequence ATGAATATTATGTTTGCAGCATCTGAATGTGCACCGTTCTTTAAAACGGGCGGACTGGGAGATGTCTTGGGGGCACTTCCAAAAGAACTGGCTAAAGGTGGTAACGACGTGCGCGTTGTTGTGCCTTTCTACAAGCAGAAAATGCCTGAAAAATACCTGAGCCAATTAAAAGATGTTGCCAGCTTTAATGTTAAAGTAGGTTGGCGAAACCAGTATTGTGGTATTAAAGAACTCGTTTTGGATCAAGTCACATACTATTTCATTGATAATCTTTTTTATTTTGATCGAGAAACTTTGTATGACTACGGAGATGACGGAGAACGCTTTGCATATTTCAGCATGGCTGTAATAGAAATGCTAGAGAAAATTGATTTTATTCCTGATATTCTTCACGTCAATGATTGGCAGACTGCGGTGATTCCCGTATTACTGAAAGATAAATATCACTGGGTAAATGCGCTGAAGGATATCAAGACCGTTTTGACCATTCACAACATTTTGTTTCAAGGTAAATTTGATCAATATATCCTTTCAGATTTCTTTGATATGGGATACAGTGCTTTTCACGATCATGGTCTCAAACATGAAGATCAAGTGGGTTGGCTTAAAGGTGGTATCTATTATGCGGATCTTGTCACTACCGTTAGCCCGACGTATGCAGAGGAAATTAAGACACCTGAGAATGGATATGGACTGGACCATGACTTACAAAATATTTCCTATAAACTTGTTGGGATATTAAACGGTATCGATTACGATATATATGATCCTAGTAAGGATAAGGTTATTCCTGCTCAATTTTCTGTTGAAGATTTATCAGGAAAATATGAGAATAAAGCCGCTTTGCAAAAAGCTTTTGCTTTACCTGAAGACAAAGAAACGGCATTAGTTGGTGTGGTCACTCGTTTAGATGAACAAAAAGGTATTCAATTGATTGCTGAAGCAATGGACGAATTACTTTCACATCGTAATCTTCAAGTCGTGCTTTTAGGTACAGGAAAAGAATATTTTGAAGATACATTTCGTTATTTCACTTCAAGGTATCCAGAGAAGTTTAGTGCAAGAATTGAATTTGATAGTGATCTTGCACAATTGATTTATGCTGGATCAGATGCATTTTTAATGCCATCGCAATTTGAACCATGTGGATTATCACAATTAAATTCACTTCGTTACGGGACATTACCAATCGTGCATGAAGTCGGTGGACTTGTAGACACGGTTCAAGCTTATAATTCTAGTAATGGAGAAGGCACTGGATTCAGTTTTCATGGATTTACGGCGTCCATGATGCTTGAAACCATTGATCGTGCTTTATCGGTATACTACGATCACCCCGAACACTGGAAAGGCATGATGATTAGAGGTATGAAAAAAGACAACAGCTGGAAAAAGTCAGCTGAAAAATATTTAGATCAATATAAGTATTTAAGTTATTAA
- a CDS encoding ring-cleaving dioxygenase: MTTQEITGIHHVTAMTSSAEKNYEWFTNIIGLRLVKKTVNQDDIQTYHLFFADDEGNPGTDMTFFDFPNNPKGSKGTNDISRSSFRVPSDRALDYWLKRFEHFNVKHSEIKEQFGVKVLQFEDFDEQQYQLVSDENLDGVAPGKPWKDGPVPLEFAIYGLGPVIVRVDDIDKMASVLEDTLKFRKVSKENQYTLYEMGKGGNGGRLIIEESTILPAARQGYGNVHHVAFRVDDRAALNHWTDQLSNLGYANSGYVDRFYFESLYARMYPGVLFEFATDGPGFIDHQENYETLGEKLALPPAYEAHREQIEGLVRPIDTVRSTKVFEKEYFGFDEV; encoded by the coding sequence ATGACAACTCAAGAAATCACAGGTATACATCACGTAACGGCTATGACTAGTAGTGCAGAGAAAAATTACGAATGGTTCACAAACATTATTGGTTTACGTCTAGTCAAAAAAACCGTTAATCAAGACGATATTCAGACCTATCACTTATTTTTTGCTGATGATGAAGGAAATCCAGGAACAGATATGACCTTTTTCGACTTCCCAAATAACCCTAAAGGTTCTAAAGGAACAAACGATATCTCAAGATCATCTTTTCGAGTACCGAGTGATCGCGCATTAGATTACTGGTTGAAACGTTTTGAGCATTTTAATGTGAAACATTCTGAAATCAAAGAACAATTTGGAGTAAAAGTTCTTCAGTTCGAAGACTTTGATGAACAACAATATCAACTTGTATCAGACGAAAATCTTGATGGTGTCGCTCCTGGTAAACCATGGAAAGATGGACCCGTTCCATTAGAGTTTGCTATTTATGGTTTAGGCCCCGTTATCGTCAGAGTAGATGATATTGATAAAATGGCTTCAGTACTTGAAGACACTTTGAAGTTTAGAAAAGTCAGTAAAGAAAATCAATATACGCTTTATGAAATGGGTAAAGGCGGTAATGGTGGCCGACTCATTATTGAAGAAAGCACTATCCTTCCTGCTGCACGTCAAGGATACGGAAATGTTCACCATGTTGCTTTTAGAGTAGATGACAGAGCTGCATTGAATCATTGGACGGATCAATTAAGTAATCTTGGGTATGCAAACTCGGGATATGTGGACCGCTTCTATTTTGAGTCTCTTTATGCGCGTATGTATCCTGGCGTTCTCTTTGAGTTTGCTACTGACGGTCCTGGATTTATCGATCACCAAGAAAATTACGAAACACTAGGAGAAAAATTGGCTTTACCACCTGCTTATGAAGCACACCGTGAACAGATTGAAGGCTTGGTTCGTCCAATAGATACTGTAAGAAGCACAAAAGTATTTGAAAAAGAATACTTTGGATTTGACGAGGTATAA
- a CDS encoding DUF4828 domain-containing protein: MKHLTFLQKLMNWIKPSRVQAKSNEDSFYESDLIGNWSVNAPKSSKNVSLEISSEGTGKYHTQSLKSILPQETPGRLVLRDDFGYQLVVEKKDNEQYVLFDELDDATYPIEKK, encoded by the coding sequence ATGAAGCACTTAACTTTTTTACAGAAACTCATGAACTGGATTAAACCAAGTCGCGTTCAAGCCAAATCCAATGAAGATTCTTTTTATGAATCAGATTTGATTGGAAATTGGTCAGTCAATGCACCAAAATCTTCAAAGAATGTTTCCCTGGAAATTTCTTCTGAAGGTACAGGTAAATATCATACCCAATCATTGAAGTCGATATTGCCTCAAGAAACACCAGGCCGTCTTGTACTCAGAGATGATTTTGGCTATCAATTAGTTGTTGAAAAAAAAGACAATGAGCAATACGTGCTGTTTGATGAGTTAGATGATGCAACCTACCCTATTGAAAAAAAGTAA